Below is a genomic region from Candidatus Dormiibacterota bacterium.
TAGTTCTCGTTCGGATGCGACGCGACGTTCAACGCGTTGTCCAAGTAGAGGAGCATCGCCGGGTCTTTCGAGACCGCGCGCGTCAGCTCGCGGAGATTTCCCAGCGCATACCGCCGGAAGAGCTCGTTCTGGCCGTAGGCCATGGCCGGCGAGACGCCCTTTTGAATCGCCGCGGTCGTGAAATGCCCGTGAAAGAAGAGCGCCATCTTCTCCTGCAGCGGCGCCGGCGTCGCGAGCATGCGGTTGAGCCACCACAGCTGCAACGAGAGGATCGATCGCACTTCCTGCCGCCGCACCTGCTTGAAGAGCTGTCGCCGCGCGTCGCGGGATAGATCGCGCAGCCCCCTTGGGCCGTACTGCGAGAGTAGCGTGGAGGGATCGTAGACGTTCTCCGGCGCGGGCAAGGCGTTCGTCGAGGGAAAGCGGACGAGGCGCTCGACCGCGTCGCCGGCCGCCATGCCGGTAAAGCTGCGGAGCTCGTCGGGCGTTGCGCCGAAGCCGGCTCGCCGCAAAAGGTGCGCCGCGCGGCGCGCATCCAGGACGCCGTCGTACGGTCGTAACGCGCGGGCGACGTCGAGGGAGCCTGACGGACGCAGGACGCCGGCGACGTCGAGGTGCGAGGTTTGCGCCCTCGTTGCGATCATAGGCGTAGTCTAGCGCGTGGACCGCCAAAGCGCGAGTATCTCGGTGGAAGGTCTAACGATTGCTTCATTGGAACGCGCTCGCTCGATGGACCCAAAGCGCAACGCCGCTCGAATGGAAGCGCTGGTCGAGCAGCTGCGAGAGCATCTGCAGAAAGCGCGCGACGGCGGCGGACCCGACGCAACGCAACGGCACCGCTCGCGCGGCAAGCTCACCGCGCGAGAACGCGTCGACCGGCTCGTCGATCCGGGATCGGATTTTCTCGAAATCGGCGCGCTTGCGGCAGACGGCATGTACGACGGCGACTCGCCTGCGGCAGGGATGATCGCCGGCATCGGCGTGGTCGAATCGAAGCGCTGCGTCATCGTCGCCAACGATGCCACCGTCAAAGGCGGCACGTACTACCCGATGACGGTCAAGAAGCATCTGCGCGCGCAGGAGATCGCGGAGCAGAACGCACTCCCGTGCATCTATCTCGTCGACTCCGGCGGCGCATTCTTGCCGCTTCAGGCCGAGGTTTTCCCCGATCGCGATCATTTCGGGCGCATCTTTTACAACCAGGCACAGATGTCGTCCAAGGGCATCGCGCAGATTTCAGCCGTCATGGGATCGTGCACGGCCGGCGGCGCCTACGTGCCGGCGATGAGCGATGAGACGGTCATCGTGAAGGGCACGGGCACGATCTTTCTCGGCGGGCCGCCGCTCGTGAAGGCGGCGACCGGCGAAGAAGTGACTGCCGAAGAGCTCGGCGGCGGCGACGTGCACACGCGTCTGTCCGGCGTCGCCGATTATTTGGCCGACGACGACGCGCACGCCCTCGCGCTCGTGCGGGGCATCGTGCGCGATCTGCGTCCCGACCGTCCCGCGCCGTGGGAACGCGTCGCAGCGGAGCCGCCGAATGCCGATCCCCGCGACCTCTACGGCATCGTTCCGAGCGACCCCCGGCACGGCTACGACGTTCGCGAGGTCATCGCGCGCATCGTGGACGCATCGCGGTTCCACGAGTTCAAAGAACGCTACGGCGCGACGCTCGTCTGCGGATTCGCGCGCATCGAGGGTCACCCGATCGGAATCCTCGCAAACAACGGAATCCTCTTCAGCGAGAGCGCTCTCAAAGGCGCGCACTTCATCGAGCTGTGCACGCAGCGCGGAACGCCGCTGCTCTTCCTCCAAAACATCACGGGCTTCATGGTCGGCAAAGAGTACGAGAATCGCGGCATCGCCAAGGACGGCGCGAAACTCGTCACGGCCGTCGCGTGCGCCGGCGTGCCGAAGTTCACCGTGATCGTCGGCGGAAGCTTCGGTGCCGGAAACTACGGCATGTGCGGCC
It encodes:
- a CDS encoding carboxyl transferase domain-containing protein, with amino-acid sequence MEALVEQLREHLQKARDGGGPDATQRHRSRGKLTARERVDRLVDPGSDFLEIGALAADGMYDGDSPAAGMIAGIGVVESKRCVIVANDATVKGGTYYPMTVKKHLRAQEIAEQNALPCIYLVDSGGAFLPLQAEVFPDRDHFGRIFYNQAQMSSKGIAQISAVMGSCTAGGAYVPAMSDETVIVKGTGTIFLGGPPLVKAATGEEVTAEELGGGDVHTRLSGVADYLADDDAHALALVRGIVRDLRPDRPAPWERVAAEPPNADPRDLYGIVPSDPRHGYDVREVIARIVDASRFHEFKERYGATLVCGFARIEGHPIGILANNGILFSESALKGAHFIELCTQRGTPLLFLQNITGFMVGKEYENRGIAKDGAKLVTAVACAGVPKFTVIVGGSFGAGNYGMCGRAYSPRQLWMWPNARISVMGGQQAASVLSTVKGEMTPEKKAAFEAPILEKYEREGSPYYSTARLWDDGIIDPLDTRRVIALGLDAASQAPVTPTRFGVFRM